A region from the Palaemon carinicauda isolate YSFRI2023 chromosome 9, ASM3689809v2, whole genome shotgun sequence genome encodes:
- the LOC137646655 gene encoding uncharacterized protein, with product MEHISGSSVGWYNWELSNKMQLDLMSADVAHQINQQVQASYGTPHHVSVQLSVSQPPRSAPNAGSENSGAAVSKASQQKTSRLRHAHGERVSCSVCGKTYACNANLRDHMRIHTGERPFNCDECGMTFTQRSNLRMHKRVHTGERPYMCGVCGKTFSRSSHLPGHMRQHTGEKPYTCGVCGQTFTTSQSMKNHKRIHTGEKPYVCEVCDAAFTQSSTLSTHRKSHSGDKPFKCEICNKRFIFKSGLNEHMIVHSRDKCFQCDQCHKKFKYSNYLSKHKKKYCGNDGYRKRWQKSGGKKQCGRKVSGGLRKLSVASKGFGASPDEDFDLEEMYVSEEEEEEEEEEEEEEQEEGGILGLNNEAAVDKKKENPAVHLEDDGDWKKAWIKQGYKGRPTTLVVANMEQLQNQHLVSAATPVTSVPSSSGNSYSYSGLEEFLVPTPVQVDVSNGLARQSNQQQLQSLRFTYVPQMQPVQLTAPTNANPARSTQSPGPAPSSQAGGAELEQQQQPAQRPIKTSPKPRVRNSASERVVCEVCNKSLACGANLNEHMRIHTGERPFFCDECGASFAAKSNLRTHKRLHTGERPYMCGVCGKTFSQSSHLPSHMRVHTGERPYDCPECPKSFSSSTTLRNHLRIHKGDFPFRCESCGRGFVCKSWLQDHYKVHTGEKPFQCDICRKWFKDKSYITKHKMKYCGNDGYKKRWRRPGVKKPPGRKPSNGKVKVKMLLEEELLHQPKRTRGRPKGSKNKRGKKRRSAAASKSDRIAATDSDAEFEVMLREHEIESPKVETEEADPLQDPLRDSLHEDNVGEHTEYHPHCHFTSGSGNQAGKTGFSVGMQPVSGMQLVGMPQSSVQAHQDVQSLTQPQNLVQPQNLTQSQSIGQPQNLTQSQSILQPQNLTQSQSLVQPQNLTQSQDLLQPQNLTQSQDLLQPQNLTQTQDLLQPQNLTQSQDLLQPQNLTQSQDLLQPQNLTQSQDLLQPQNLTQSQDLLQPQNLTQSQDLLQPQNLTQSQDLLQPQNLTQSQDLLQPQNLTQSQDLLQPQNLTQSQDLLQPQNLTQSHSLIHSQNIVQSESLSESHDLIQSQGLLQPENLSQSQSVNQSLSQPQNLSQTPSHSQPHNLSIAQNLSQPQNLSLAAKIAQSTNIHQMQSFSQPQNLSQPQNLSQPQNLSLSHNLSQATTISQPQNLSQSHTLSQTMSLNQPQNLSQPQNLSHDDGMSQAQNLSEVQNLSLSHSLSQPHSTLHGSSLGSPHHSQYNIMVFYNS from the exons ATGGAGCACATCAGTGGTTCGAGTGTTGGTTGGTACAATTGGGAGTTGAGCAATAAGATGCAGCTGGACCTGATGAGCGCGGATGTGGCCCACCAAATCAATCAGCAAGTGCAGGCATCCTACGGCACGCCTCATCACGTGTCCGTTCAGCTCTCTGTTTCCCAGCCTCCGAGATCCGCGCCTAACGCCGGCAGCGAGAATTCCGGCGCCGCGGTGTCGAAGGCGTCGCAGCAGAAAACCTCGAGGCTGCGCCACGCGCACGGAGAGCGGGTGTCGTGCTCCGTCTGCGGCAAGACGTACGCCTGCAACGCGAACCTCCGCGACCACATGCGAATCCACACGGGCGAGCGTCCCTTCAACTGCGACGAGTGCGGCATGACGTTCACGCAGAGGTCCAACCTACGGATGCACAAACGCGTCCACACGGGCGAGAGGCCGTACATGTGCGGCGTCTGTGGGAAGACGTTCTCGAGGTCTTCGCACCTTCCCGGGCACATGCGCCAGCACACCGGCGAGAAACCCTACACGTGCGGCGTCTGCGGCCAGACGTTCACGACGAGCCAGAGCATGAAGAACCACAAGCGGATTCACACCGGAGAGAAGCCCTACGTGTGCGAGGTGTGCGACGCGGCGTTCACCCAGAGCTCGACTCTCTCCACGCACAGGAAGTCCCACAGCGGGGACAAGCCGTTCAAGTGCGAGATCTGCAACAAACGTTTCATTTTCAAGTCGGGGCTGAACGAGCACATGATCGTGCACAGCCGGGACAAGTGCTTTCAGTGCGACCAGTGTCATAAGAAATTCAAATACTCAAATTACCTGTcgaaacataaaaagaaatactGCGGAAACGACGGGTATCGAAAACGTTGGCAGAAGTCCGGCGGTAAAAAGCAGTGCGGGCGGAAAGTGAGCGGCGGCCTCAGGAAACTCTCAGTGGCCTCAAAGGGTTTTGGGGCATCTCCAGACGAGGATTTCGACTTGGAGGAGATGTACGTGagcgaagaggaggaggaggaggaggaggaagaggaggaggaagaacaggaaGAGGGAGGGATATTGGGCTTGAATAACGAGGCCGCTGTCGACAAGAAAAAAGAGAACCCCGCCGTCCACTTGGAGGATGACGGAGACTGGAAGAAGGCTTGGATCAAGCAGGGCTACAA AGGGCGACCCACGACTTTAGTAGTAGCGAACATGGAACAGCTCCAAAATCAGCACCTCGTGAGTGCCGCCACTCCGGTCACTTCCGTGCCCTCGTCTTCGGGGAACTCCTACTCCTACAGCGGTCTGGAAGAATTCTTAGTGCCAACTCCGGTGCAAGTGGATGTCAGTAATGGCTTGGCCAGACAGTCGAACCAGCAGCAATTGCAATCCTTGCGTTTTACTTATGTGCCTCAGATGCAGCCGGTGCAGCTGACGGCGCCGACCAATGCCAATCCGGCGCGTTCGACTCAGAGTCCCGGTCCAGCGCCTTCGTCTCAGGCAGGCGGTGCAGAattggagcagcagcagcagcctgctCAGAGACCGATCAAGACTTCCCCCAAGCCTCGCGTCCGCAACAGCGCCAGCGAGCGTGTCGTGTGCGAGGTGTGCAATAAATCTCTAGCGTGTGGTGCCAACCTGAACGAACACATGCGAATTCACACAGGCGAACGCCCCTTCTTCTGCGACGAGTGCGGGGCCTCCTTCGCGGCCAAATCGAACCTCAGAACTCACAAGCGCCTCCATACCGGCGAGAGGCCCTACATGTGCGGCGTGTGCGGAAAGACCTTCTCGCAGAGCTCGCATCTTCCGAGTCACATGCGCGTGCACACGGGGGAGCGTCCCTACGATTGCCCAGAGTGCCCGAAGTCATTCTCTTCCAGCACGACTTTGCGGAATCACCTGCGCATCCACAAGGGGGACTTCCCCTTCCGGTGCGAGTCGTGCGGGAGGGGATTCGTCTGCAAGTCGTGGTTGCAGGACCACTACAAAGTGCACACGGGGGAGAAGCCGTTCCAGTGCGACATCTGCAGGAAGTGGTTCAAGGACAAGTCCTACATAACGAAGCACAAGATGAAGTACTGCGGGAATGACGGCTACAAGAAGCGCTGGAGACGTCCCGGCGTGAAAAAGCCCCCGGGCAGAAAACCGAGCAACGGGAAAGTGAAGGTGAAAATGCTGCTTGAGGAAGAGCTGCTACACCAGCCCAAGAGAACGAGGGGAAGACCCAAAGGATCCAAAAACAAGAGAGGAAAGAAGCGAAGATCTGCCGCAGCAAGCAAAAGCGACCGTATCGCGGCGACGGATTCCGACGCCGAGTTCGAAGTTATGCTTCGAGAACACGAAATAGAGTCGCCCAAAGTGGAAACCGAGGAAGCTGATCCCCTTCAAGACCCTCTACGGGACTCCCTTCATGAGGACAACGTGGGAGAACACACCGAGTATCATCCCCACTGTCATTTCACATCCGGATCGGGCAATCAAGCCGGGAAGACGGGTTTCTCTGTCGGTATGCAACCAGTTTCGGGGATGCAGCTGGTGGGGATGCCCCAGTCCTCCGTACAGGCGCACCAGGATGTTCAAAGCCTAACGCAACCTCAGAATTTAGTACAACCCCAAAATCTCACGCAATCTCAGAGTATAGGGCAGCCACAAAACCTCACCCAGTCCCAGAGTATTTTACAGCCCCAAAATTTGACGCAATCACAAAGCCTTGTACAGCCTCAGAATTTGACACAATCCCAGGACTTGCTACAGCCCCAGAATCTGACGCAGTCTCAGGATTTACTACAGCCCCAGAATCTGACGCAAACTCAGGACCTACTACAGCCCCAGAATCTGACGCAGTCTCAGGATTTACTACAGCCCCAGAATCTGACGCAATCCCAGGACTTGCTACAGCCCCAGAATCTGACGCAATCCCAGGACTTGCTACAGCCCCAGAATCTGACGCAATCCCAGGACTTGCTACAGCCCCAGAATCTGACGCAATCCCAGGACTTGCTACAGCCCCAGAATCTGACGCAATCCCAGGACTTGCTACAGCCCCAGAATCTGACGCAATCCCAAGACTTGCTACAGCCCCAGAATCTGACGCAATCCCAGGACTTGCTACAGCCCCAGAATTTGACGCAGTCTCAAGATTTATTACAGCCACAGAATCTTACACAATCGCACAGCTTAATTCATTCTCAGAATATTGTCCAGTCGGAGAGCTTGAGCGAATCACACGACCTAATCCAATCCCAAGGTCTCTTGCAGCCCGAGAACCTCTCCCAGTCACAGAGCGTCAACCAGAGCCTAAGCCAGCCCCAGAACCTGTCTCAGACCCCAAGCCATTCTCAGCCACACAATCTATCCATCGCGCAGAATCTCTCGCAGCCGCAGAACCTGTCTCTCGCCGCCAAGATCGCCCAGTCGACGAACATACACCAAATGCAGAGTTTTTCTCAGCCTCAAAATCTCAGCCAACCTCAAAATCTATCCCAGCCTCAGAATCTGTCTCTCTCGCACAACCTCTCTCAGGCCACTACGATATCGCAGCCACAGAATCTATCTCAGTCCCACACTCTGTCTCAGACCATGAGCTTGAATCAGCCCCAGAATCTATCACAGCCGCAGAACCTATCTCACGACGACGGCATGTCCCAGGCTCAGAATTTGTCCGAGGTACAAAATCTATCGCTGTCGCATAGTTTAAGTCAGCCGCATTCTACTCTCCACGGAAGTTCTCTCGGCTCCCCGCATCATAGTCAGTATAATATTATGGTCTTTTACAACTCCTGA